The following coding sequences are from one Devosia yakushimensis window:
- a CDS encoding IclR family transcriptional regulator: MNELRHGSPVVEKTAHLLSAIAEAKDGISLGELVEQLGTARSTVYRILNSLAAHGLVAKANGSATYELGPRFIELARRISPSADRATLVEAARPLLQSASDSVRESFKLSAPEGDEMLTILATTSPAEYALTIRVGSRSPKHVGAAGKLALAYAPPEAVADYASRGLVARTPHTITDPDALNDELRRIRDEGYAEDNQESSHGLRALAAPVFDATGSLVACVSSPFIGDATPDRKRAIRKEVTEAATTLTRLIGGTTNSK; encoded by the coding sequence ATGAATGAACTTCGTCACGGATCGCCAGTCGTTGAGAAGACCGCCCACCTCCTCAGCGCAATTGCGGAAGCCAAGGACGGCATATCGCTCGGGGAACTCGTGGAACAACTTGGGACAGCCCGATCGACGGTCTATCGCATTCTCAATTCACTGGCGGCACATGGGCTTGTCGCCAAGGCAAATGGCAGCGCAACCTACGAACTTGGACCGCGCTTCATTGAGTTGGCCCGCCGCATCTCTCCCAGCGCCGATCGCGCGACGCTGGTGGAAGCAGCACGGCCACTCCTGCAATCGGCAAGCGATAGCGTTCGCGAATCGTTCAAGCTATCGGCGCCGGAAGGCGATGAAATGCTGACCATCCTCGCCACGACTAGTCCAGCCGAATATGCCTTGACCATCCGCGTCGGAAGCCGCTCACCAAAACACGTCGGCGCCGCAGGCAAGCTGGCCCTTGCCTATGCGCCGCCAGAGGCCGTCGCCGATTACGCCAGCAGAGGCCTGGTGGCCCGCACACCGCACACAATCACCGATCCGGACGCCCTGAACGACGAATTGCGGCGCATCCGAGATGAAGGCTATGCCGAGGACAACCAAGAATCGAGTCACGGCCTACGGGCGCTGGCCGCACCCGTTTTCGATGCAACCGGCAGCCTGGTCGCCTGCGTGAGCTCGCCCTTCATCGGCGATGCCACGCCCGACCGGAAGCGCGCCATCCGCAAAGAAGTGACAGAGGCCGCCACGACGCTGACGCGATTAATCGGCGGCACCACAAATTCCAAATAA
- a CDS encoding ribonuclease activity regulator RraA, translating to MTTLSAETIAKLKTTNSATLSTLLLKRGLRNTAVRGVRPLRNDQPPMVGPALTVRYIPAREDIDGSEYSSSPDNFQRKAIDTIEAGHVLVLDCRNMPDIAGIGAVLMRRLIYRKVEGVVLDGGVRDSMDIAALGLPTFCTGAAAPANLVAHHASDMNQPIACGGVAVYPDDVIFGDAEAVIVIPRKWADEIADEAVAMDQQEEFLKLEIESGKSTFGVYPPNSETVERYHAWLKNRT from the coding sequence ATGACGACTCTGAGCGCCGAAACCATCGCCAAGCTGAAAACCACCAATTCGGCGACCTTGAGCACGCTGCTGCTCAAGCGCGGCCTACGCAACACTGCTGTTCGTGGCGTCCGGCCTTTGCGCAACGACCAGCCGCCAATGGTCGGCCCGGCCCTGACGGTGCGTTATATTCCGGCACGCGAGGACATCGATGGTTCGGAATACAGCTCGAGCCCCGACAATTTCCAGCGCAAGGCGATCGACACGATCGAGGCCGGCCATGTGCTCGTTCTGGACTGCCGAAACATGCCTGACATTGCCGGCATCGGTGCCGTCCTGATGCGCCGCCTGATCTACCGGAAGGTGGAGGGGGTTGTTCTCGATGGCGGCGTTCGTGACTCGATGGACATAGCGGCGCTCGGCCTACCCACTTTCTGCACCGGCGCCGCTGCGCCTGCCAATCTTGTCGCACACCATGCGTCGGACATGAACCAGCCTATCGCCTGCGGGGGCGTCGCCGTCTATCCCGACGACGTTATCTTTGGCGACGCCGAAGCCGTCATCGTCATCCCCCGCAAATGGGCCGACGAAATTGCCGACGAAGCGGTTGCCATGGACCAACAGGAAGAATTCCTGAAGCTCGAAATCGAGTCTGGAAAATCCACTTTCGGGGTCTATCCCCCCAATTCGGAAACTGTCGAACGATACCATGCATGGCTGAAAAACAGGACGTGA
- a CDS encoding LacI family DNA-binding transcriptional regulator encodes MSRTGKTTLADIATKTGYGTNTVSLALRGSTRISQEARDIIAKAAADLDYVPNNSAKSLVLKKSHTVGMLVEYLTNPQPTAVATELQREMSERGYGVLFATSSTPEQETAAIEMFRRHGVDGLLIYPVDHTSIEHLRKLRARNFPVVMLVGMRDTGLDAVGVDEFQASYDATTHLIALGHTKIGALGPLVDKPLKIDGFRHAHRVHGLPLDERQIVEPVGFSMGAGYDGMRELVAREFGLTALFASSDMYGLGAMRWAKDNGVSVPEQLSIVGYDNIEFGEFSHTSLTSVRNDGATLAKAAVERLMQLIDCDAKLPAPTLNLLPGELIIRESSARPGARSWVNTDQAQANRAQISAKK; translated from the coding sequence ATGAGTCGGACCGGAAAAACGACGCTGGCGGATATCGCAACCAAAACGGGATACGGGACGAATACCGTTTCCCTGGCACTGCGAGGCAGCACGCGTATTTCCCAGGAAGCGCGCGACATCATCGCGAAGGCGGCGGCGGATCTCGACTACGTGCCCAATAATTCTGCCAAGTCTTTGGTGCTGAAAAAGAGCCACACCGTGGGGATGTTGGTGGAGTACCTGACCAATCCCCAACCCACGGCGGTGGCCACCGAGCTGCAGCGGGAGATGTCCGAGCGCGGCTACGGCGTTCTGTTCGCCACGAGCAGCACGCCCGAGCAGGAGACTGCAGCCATAGAGATGTTCCGCCGGCATGGCGTTGACGGCCTGCTCATCTATCCAGTCGATCACACAAGCATCGAGCATCTCCGCAAGCTCAGAGCCCGGAATTTTCCGGTGGTCATGCTGGTCGGCATGCGTGACACGGGTCTTGACGCCGTTGGGGTGGATGAATTTCAGGCCTCATACGATGCCACGACCCACCTGATTGCACTCGGTCACACCAAAATAGGGGCGCTGGGTCCGCTGGTGGACAAGCCGCTGAAAATCGATGGCTTCAGGCATGCGCACCGCGTGCATGGACTGCCGCTGGACGAGCGGCAGATTGTCGAACCTGTAGGTTTCAGCATGGGGGCGGGCTATGATGGAATGCGCGAACTGGTGGCCCGCGAATTCGGGCTGACGGCCCTGTTTGCCAGTTCGGACATGTACGGTCTGGGGGCTATGCGTTGGGCCAAGGACAATGGCGTTTCGGTTCCCGAACAACTCTCGATCGTCGGCTACGACAATATCGAGTTCGGCGAGTTTTCGCATACCTCGCTCACCAGCGTTCGCAACGACGGCGCCACTCTGGCGAAGGCAGCAGTTGAACGACTGATGCAGTTGATTGATTGCGATGCAAAGCTGCCGGCGCCGACCTTGAACCTGCTTCCTGGCGAGCTCATCATCAGAGAAAGCTCAGCCCGACCAGGCGCCCGTTCGTGGGTGAACACTGACCAGGCACAAGCCAACAGAGCGCAAATTTCAGCGAAGAAATAG
- a CDS encoding ABC transporter substrate-binding protein — MRIFAKSTLCGLTALLLSTSVHAQDLSVEVYTNWVSGGESAALNAIATAFEAKGGKWIDFAVPGDSNAPGITRIVAGDPMGAAKMQSTDLDELYAAGLMADIDQVAADNNWKERLADFVWDSITRDGHVYGAPINAQSEVWLWYNKQVFADLGIEEPQSYDELFADLDKIKEAGIIPLAVGGQDWQLAILFYKVLAGVAPDVYLQMQTDDYEAALNSDGFKQAAEIFGRLRDYDDDGSPGRQWNVAVNMVATGQAAMMVMGDWAKGEFTAAGQTADVEYGCMLGPQNDAIILTGDMFLFPKDDAERAGQLLLAQTMLEQDTQVAFNIAKGSMPSTLDTDVSTMDACTQKAMAVLQDPAKRLPGLSYVMSPDRRTGLQDAIGQYWSDDSASPDSLIADVLSTFQSTN, encoded by the coding sequence ATGCGTATTTTTGCCAAGTCCACTTTGTGTGGGCTGACTGCCTTGCTTTTGTCGACATCCGTCCATGCTCAGGACCTGAGCGTCGAGGTTTACACAAACTGGGTTTCCGGTGGTGAATCGGCGGCGCTCAATGCCATCGCCACGGCCTTCGAGGCAAAGGGCGGCAAATGGATCGACTTTGCTGTGCCTGGAGACTCCAATGCCCCAGGCATCACGCGCATCGTGGCTGGTGACCCAATGGGGGCCGCAAAGATGCAGTCGACCGACCTGGATGAGCTCTATGCCGCCGGCCTTATGGCTGACATCGATCAGGTTGCCGCCGATAACAATTGGAAAGAGCGCCTGGCAGATTTCGTCTGGGATTCGATTACACGCGACGGCCATGTCTATGGGGCGCCGATTAACGCCCAGTCGGAAGTCTGGCTCTGGTACAATAAGCAGGTGTTCGCCGATCTGGGTATCGAAGAACCGCAGTCTTATGATGAGCTGTTCGCCGATCTGGACAAGATCAAAGAGGCCGGCATCATCCCCCTGGCCGTCGGCGGTCAGGATTGGCAGTTGGCAATCTTGTTCTACAAGGTTCTCGCTGGCGTCGCGCCGGATGTCTACCTGCAGATGCAGACAGATGATTATGAGGCGGCCCTGAATTCAGACGGGTTCAAGCAGGCTGCAGAAATCTTTGGACGCCTGCGTGACTATGACGATGACGGCAGCCCCGGTCGTCAGTGGAATGTGGCCGTCAACATGGTGGCGACTGGCCAAGCCGCGATGATGGTCATGGGCGATTGGGCAAAGGGTGAGTTCACCGCAGCCGGCCAGACCGCCGATGTCGAGTATGGCTGCATGCTCGGTCCGCAGAACGATGCCATCATCCTGACCGGCGACATGTTCCTTTTCCCCAAAGACGACGCAGAACGCGCGGGCCAACTGCTTCTGGCGCAGACCATGCTGGAACAGGACACCCAGGTTGCGTTCAATATCGCCAAGGGTTCTATGCCGTCCACCTTGGATACGGACGTAAGCACCATGGACGCCTGCACCCAAAAGGCGATGGCCGTATTGCAAGACCCGGCCAAGCGGCTCCCCGGCCTGTCCTACGTCATGTCGCCTGACCGCCGAACCGGTCTGCAGGACGCAATCGGCCAGTATTGGAGCGACGATTCCGCATCGCCAGACAGTCTGATCGCGGACGTGCTGAGCACTTTCCAGTCAACGAACTAG
- a CDS encoding carbohydrate ABC transporter permease, translating to MALPVRLRRLPAVLAMTPTIFFVVVVLCFGLVWTIWTSFTASKLLPSNDFVGMDQYFRLFASNLWQASVVNVAVFGLLFISGCLTLGYLLAVLLDQNIRFEDGFRTIFLMSASLSFVVTGIVWQWVLDPTYGVQAAVRSWGIAGFRFDFLTRQDTAIYALVGAGVWQATGLGMVIMLAGLRGIDQDIWNATRIDGVARWKVYVHVIPAMIRPMIATAAVLLSLTAIKIYDLVVVMTGGGPGTATEVPAKYVMDMLFQRSNLGQATAAATVMLLAICLLVGLPFVVVHFSRKRIAGGTHR from the coding sequence ATGGCCTTACCCGTACGTTTACGCAGATTGCCTGCTGTTTTGGCGATGACGCCGACAATCTTCTTTGTTGTCGTCGTCCTCTGCTTCGGTCTCGTCTGGACGATCTGGACGTCCTTCACCGCTTCAAAATTGCTGCCTTCAAATGATTTTGTCGGCATGGACCAGTATTTTCGCCTGTTTGCATCCAATCTTTGGCAGGCATCGGTCGTCAATGTTGCCGTGTTCGGCCTGCTTTTTATCAGCGGCTGTCTCACGCTGGGCTACCTGCTTGCGGTGCTGCTGGATCAGAACATCCGTTTCGAAGATGGATTTCGGACCATCTTCCTGATGTCGGCATCTCTGAGCTTCGTCGTCACTGGCATTGTCTGGCAGTGGGTTCTCGACCCCACTTATGGTGTTCAGGCAGCGGTACGCAGTTGGGGCATTGCCGGCTTTCGGTTTGACTTTCTGACGCGCCAGGACACCGCCATTTACGCCCTCGTCGGCGCCGGCGTCTGGCAGGCTACGGGCCTGGGCATGGTGATCATGCTCGCTGGGCTGCGCGGCATTGACCAGGACATCTGGAACGCAACGCGTATCGACGGCGTCGCCAGGTGGAAGGTTTATGTCCACGTGATCCCGGCCATGATCCGGCCGATGATCGCCACTGCGGCCGTCCTGCTCTCCCTCACAGCCATAAAGATCTACGACCTGGTGGTTGTCATGACCGGTGGCGGTCCAGGCACCGCTACGGAAGTCCCCGCGAAATACGTCATGGATATGCTTTTCCAGCGCTCCAATCTCGGTCAGGCGACCGCGGCTGCCACCGTGATGCTGCTGGCGATTTGCCTGCTCGTCGGATTGCCCTTCGTGGTTGTCCACTTCAGCCGGAAGCGCATCGCTGGAGGAACACACAGATGA
- a CDS encoding carbohydrate ABC transporter permease — MTSTTIIPEGRKPGRVSPSRIALYVFLILTALFFLLPVYVMIVTSLKPMAEIRTGNIFALPQTLTFEAWVKAWSGACTGRVCEGMRPGLINSFKIAIPGTLFPLILGAINGYALSFWRFKGANLVFTLLLVSTFVPIQVFIFPLVRMMTATGLFGTLPGIILIHTGFTLPIMTLLFRNFFAAVPEEMFSAARIDGGGFWSIFLFVLVPISTPIIIVGVILQFTGAWNDYLFGLIFAGRENQPMTVLLSSIVTSQFGEKEYNVNMAATMLSAAIPLLVYFVSGRWFVRGISDGALKG, encoded by the coding sequence ATGACCAGCACCACCATAATTCCCGAGGGCCGCAAGCCAGGTCGCGTGTCGCCGTCGAGGATCGCCCTCTACGTTTTCCTGATCCTCACCGCGCTTTTCTTCCTGCTGCCCGTGTATGTGATGATTGTTACATCTCTCAAGCCGATGGCCGAGATACGCACCGGCAACATTTTCGCCCTGCCACAGACCCTGACCTTCGAGGCATGGGTCAAGGCATGGTCAGGCGCCTGCACCGGTCGCGTCTGCGAGGGCATGCGGCCGGGCCTGATCAACTCGTTCAAGATTGCTATCCCGGGAACGCTGTTCCCGCTGATCCTGGGCGCCATCAATGGATACGCGCTGTCCTTCTGGCGCTTCAAGGGTGCCAATCTGGTCTTTACCCTGCTGCTGGTCAGTACCTTCGTGCCGATCCAGGTCTTCATCTTCCCGCTTGTGCGCATGATGACGGCAACTGGCCTGTTCGGAACCCTGCCGGGCATCATCCTGATCCATACCGGCTTTACCTTGCCGATCATGACCCTGCTGTTCCGCAACTTCTTTGCGGCGGTGCCCGAAGAAATGTTCAGTGCCGCCCGGATCGACGGTGGAGGCTTCTGGTCAATCTTCCTCTTCGTGCTGGTCCCCATTTCGACCCCGATCATCATTGTGGGGGTGATCCTGCAGTTCACCGGCGCCTGGAACGACTACCTGTTCGGCTTGATATTCGCCGGACGAGAGAACCAGCCCATGACCGTTCTTCTCAGTTCCATCGTGACCAGCCAGTTCGGCGAGAAGGAATACAACGTGAATATGGCGGCCACCATGTTGTCCGCCGCCATCCCGCTCCTCGTCTATTTCGTCTCGGGACGCTGGTTCGTCCGCGGAATCTCAGACGGCGCATTAAAGGGTTAG
- a CDS encoding ABC transporter ATP-binding protein, whose protein sequence is MSKVTNGGRTKGVSVRNLNVSYGAVNVIRDLNLEIEPGEFIVLLGASGCGKSTLLSVIAGLRDASGGQIWIGDENVTWHEPKDRDIGMVFQSYALYPQMTVRGNLSFGLRMTGGDKATIEKRVADAADVLQLTHLLDRKPRQLSGGQRQRVAIGRALVRQASVFLFDEPLSNLDAKLRTELRAELKRLHKQLGATMIFVTHDQIEALTLADRIAVMEGGAIRQFGTPKEIYRHPQNRFVAGFIGSPGMNFYDGEVRSSRKALHFAGNGFDLPLTGYEFATEPVEPIEAVLGIRPEHVGTRLTGAAPFRAATQISSVEPMGAETLLSGRLGDDPLAIRVDSLQGLDEATSIEFEIDAALVSLFDAGSGKRL, encoded by the coding sequence ATGTCGAAAGTAACCAATGGTGGCCGCACAAAAGGCGTGTCCGTTCGCAACCTCAACGTCTCCTATGGCGCGGTAAATGTCATTCGCGACCTCAATCTCGAGATTGAGCCTGGCGAATTCATCGTTCTGCTCGGTGCCTCTGGATGCGGCAAGTCGACCTTGCTCAGCGTGATTGCCGGCCTCAGGGACGCCAGCGGCGGGCAGATCTGGATCGGCGACGAGAATGTCACCTGGCACGAGCCCAAGGATCGCGACATCGGCATGGTGTTCCAGTCCTACGCGCTCTATCCGCAGATGACGGTGCGCGGGAACCTGTCGTTCGGCCTGCGCATGACCGGCGGCGACAAGGCCACCATTGAAAAGCGCGTGGCCGACGCGGCCGATGTCCTCCAACTCACCCACCTGCTCGACCGCAAGCCGAGGCAGCTTTCAGGTGGCCAGCGCCAGCGAGTCGCCATTGGGCGCGCCCTTGTTCGGCAAGCCAGCGTCTTCCTCTTCGACGAGCCGCTGTCAAACCTGGATGCCAAACTGAGGACCGAACTCCGCGCCGAACTGAAGAGGCTGCACAAGCAGCTCGGTGCGACCATGATTTTCGTCACCCATGACCAGATCGAAGCGCTGACACTGGCCGACCGTATTGCCGTCATGGAAGGCGGTGCAATCCGCCAGTTCGGCACGCCTAAGGAAATCTATCGCCACCCGCAGAACCGCTTCGTTGCCGGCTTCATCGGTTCGCCCGGGATGAATTTCTACGATGGGGAAGTGAGGTCCAGCAGGAAGGCCCTGCACTTCGCCGGCAATGGCTTTGATCTTCCCTTGACCGGTTACGAGTTTGCCACCGAGCCTGTCGAACCGATCGAGGCAGTGCTGGGTATTCGCCCGGAGCATGTTGGGACGCGGCTGACTGGCGCTGCCCCCTTCCGCGCCGCCACCCAGATATCATCGGTCGAGCCCATGGGTGCAGAGACGCTGCTGTCGGGCCGCCTCGGCGACGACCCGCTAGCCATCCGGGTGGATTCTTTACAGGGCCTCGACGAGGCCACCAGCATCGAATTCGAGATCGACGCTGCGCTGGTCTCGCTGTTCGACGCGGGCTCTGGAAAACGCCTCTGA
- a CDS encoding 3-keto-disaccharide hydrolase: MTHADEPGFVSLFDGKTLDGWFSTPRTYGQIWPGGPTIQEAFPGVIADNYNEEAAKHEAVWTVEDNAIVGRQDSPGNGWGGYLLTEKTYGDFELRFDANPDWPADTGIMLRKKPDTFHGFQVLLDHRKSGSIGGFYGNGISGFHAVPFALDVKTDANGTPIGLQEDDPATSIEKFTQAKRDLLTEHCSVEEFLATWKFNDWNAFRILFVGAKPKASVWINDLLIASIDFAAMQYPNYNADDVADFLGPKGHIAFEVHDNDKNLGEGRWGRTAACRWRNIRIKEL, from the coding sequence ATGACTCACGCTGATGAGCCTGGCTTCGTTTCGCTTTTTGACGGGAAGACACTGGACGGCTGGTTCTCCACGCCCCGCACCTATGGTCAGATCTGGCCAGGCGGTCCGACGATCCAGGAAGCGTTTCCGGGCGTCATCGCCGACAACTACAATGAAGAGGCGGCAAAGCATGAAGCCGTCTGGACCGTTGAAGACAACGCCATTGTCGGACGCCAGGACAGCCCCGGGAACGGCTGGGGCGGCTATCTGCTGACCGAAAAGACGTATGGCGACTTCGAGCTGCGCTTCGACGCCAATCCCGACTGGCCGGCCGATACCGGCATCATGCTGCGCAAGAAGCCGGACACCTTCCATGGCTTTCAGGTTCTGCTGGATCACCGCAAGTCCGGCTCTATCGGCGGCTTTTACGGCAATGGCATCAGTGGTTTTCACGCGGTTCCGTTCGCGCTGGACGTCAAAACCGATGCCAATGGTACGCCAATTGGCCTGCAGGAAGACGATCCGGCGACTTCCATCGAGAAGTTCACCCAGGCCAAGCGCGACCTGCTGACCGAGCATTGCAGCGTCGAGGAATTCCTCGCCACCTGGAAGTTCAATGACTGGAACGCTTTCCGCATTCTTTTCGTCGGCGCAAAGCCCAAGGCATCGGTCTGGATCAACGACCTGCTCATCGCCTCGATCGACTTCGCTGCAATGCAATACCCCAATTACAACGCGGATGACGTGGCCGACTTCCTCGGGCCAAAGGGGCATATCGCCTTCGAAGTGCATGACAATGACAAGAACCTCGGCGAGGGCCGCTGGGGCCGGACGGCGGCCTGCCGTTGGCGGAATATCCGCATCAAGGAACTCTAA
- a CDS encoding Gfo/Idh/MocA family protein, producing the protein MAPSSDIRWGIIGPGWIAGLFAEDLARTPGSKCVAVASRDLGRAQSFAEKHGIARAHGDYAAMAADPEVDIVYIATPHSHHHQHARLMLEGGKPLMVEKPFAMNAAEAADIIALANQRGLFVMDAMWTLCNPLFRRLAGRVQAGDIGTPRAFAASIGPMGGPKNSRVSDPELGGSFTLECMVYPMNILAGLAPNLLADPKVTASGRLTERGVDSASAIHLSNIDGHAVMSGGFVPGADGADISTFRLVGDEGWLAVTDNLFNPGRALFSSRGGELEELAEPASEQRYRWEIEEAANCLRHGRKASTLVPHELTLSVMKLLDQSLIQTRGRILP; encoded by the coding sequence ATGGCACCGTCTTCTGACATCCGCTGGGGCATTATCGGGCCAGGCTGGATCGCCGGCCTGTTCGCCGAGGATCTGGCCCGTACACCTGGCTCAAAATGTGTTGCCGTCGCTTCGCGCGATCTCGGTCGCGCGCAGTCCTTCGCCGAAAAACACGGCATAGCAAGGGCCCATGGCGATTATGCCGCCATGGCGGCCGATCCCGAGGTGGACATCGTCTATATCGCCACGCCTCATAGCCATCATCACCAGCATGCTCGTCTTATGCTCGAGGGTGGCAAGCCTTTGATGGTGGAGAAGCCCTTCGCGATGAATGCGGCAGAAGCAGCAGACATCATCGCCCTAGCAAACCAGCGTGGCCTCTTCGTCATGGACGCCATGTGGACCCTCTGCAATCCGCTTTTTCGCAGGCTTGCTGGCCGTGTTCAGGCGGGAGACATCGGTACGCCACGCGCCTTCGCCGCCTCGATCGGCCCAATGGGCGGGCCGAAGAACTCCCGCGTCTCCGACCCTGAACTGGGTGGCAGCTTCACGCTGGAGTGTATGGTCTACCCCATGAACATCCTGGCCGGGCTTGCTCCGAACCTGCTCGCCGACCCCAAGGTGACCGCCTCGGGTCGACTGACCGAGCGAGGTGTCGATAGCGCTTCGGCAATCCATCTCAGCAACATTGATGGTCATGCGGTGATGTCAGGAGGCTTCGTCCCTGGAGCCGACGGCGCCGATATTTCAACGTTCCGCCTTGTCGGCGACGAAGGTTGGCTTGCTGTGACGGACAACCTCTTTAACCCTGGTCGCGCCCTGTTTAGTTCGCGTGGCGGCGAACTTGAGGAGCTCGCTGAGCCCGCAAGCGAACAGCGATACCGGTGGGAAATCGAAGAGGCAGCCAATTGTCTTCGTCATGGTCGCAAGGCAAGCACGTTGGTCCCGCACGAGCTGACTTTGAGTGTGATGAAGCTTCTCGATCAGAGCCTCATCCAGACACGTGGGCGTATCCTGCCATGA
- a CDS encoding TolB family protein codes for MRKLAENQICQVWVHDTATGENQLLFETSDLLLEAPNWSLQGDALILNGNGDLWRLPLAAPKLEAIPLTGLPRMNNDHVLDPDGEHIFVSTYDDWQIYRAPLAGGAAVKVSGKEGPANLLHFLHGVSPDGRQLAFVGVEAKISGDKMTFISAEICTIGTDGHGFRQITSGGAPADGPEYSPDGQWLYFNTETFSGHAQIARMRPDGSEIGRLTDNETVDWFPHLSPDGLKAVYLAYPPGTSGHPPDLWVELRLVVGERWLEAKSVARLFGGQGTINVNSWSPDSTRFAFVAYPIDDVS; via the coding sequence TTGCGCAAGCTGGCCGAAAATCAAATCTGTCAGGTCTGGGTCCATGATACGGCAACCGGTGAAAACCAGTTATTGTTCGAAACCAGCGACCTGCTCCTGGAGGCGCCAAACTGGAGTCTTCAGGGCGATGCCCTGATCCTCAATGGGAACGGTGACTTATGGCGCCTGCCGTTGGCCGCCCCCAAATTGGAGGCCATCCCGCTAACAGGTCTCCCCAGAATGAACAACGATCACGTGCTCGACCCCGATGGCGAACACATATTCGTTTCGACTTATGACGACTGGCAGATCTATCGAGCCCCATTAGCCGGCGGCGCGGCGGTAAAGGTCTCCGGCAAGGAAGGCCCGGCCAACCTACTGCATTTCCTGCACGGCGTTTCGCCGGATGGCCGGCAACTCGCCTTTGTGGGCGTCGAGGCGAAGATCTCCGGCGACAAGATGACGTTCATATCAGCGGAAATCTGCACCATCGGCACGGACGGTCATGGGTTTCGACAGATCACATCGGGCGGCGCGCCAGCGGACGGCCCGGAGTACAGTCCCGACGGTCAGTGGCTGTACTTCAACACTGAAACCTTCTCCGGTCACGCTCAAATCGCACGCATGCGGCCCGATGGGTCAGAGATCGGACGTCTGACCGATAACGAAACCGTCGACTGGTTCCCCCACCTTTCACCAGATGGCCTGAAAGCCGTCTACCTGGCCTACCCACCTGGTACAAGCGGCCACCCGCCCGATCTGTGGGTGGAGTTGAGGTTGGTCGTGGGCGAGCGTTGGTTGGAAGCCAAAAGCGTTGCCCGCCTCTTTGGTGGACAAGGCACGATCAACGTCAATAGTTGGTCCCCTGACAGCACGCGCTTTGCGTTTGTTGCCTATCCCATCGACGACGTTTCTTGA
- a CDS encoding heme-degrading domain-containing protein, producing the protein MTYTLERLAAEQEELLLDRFDYDFVWALGQAIRERASAERAPVAIEVSHGLSPVFTTLLAGATIDNLDWTARKRAVAHRFHKSSLAIRLEAEAGKYDFNDRFRLPKESYVASGGGVPLILRGGTLIGTATVSGLPDADDHRLIVEALRALA; encoded by the coding sequence ATGACCTACACGTTGGAACGCCTGGCCGCCGAGCAGGAAGAGCTGCTTCTCGACAGGTTCGACTATGACTTTGTCTGGGCTCTCGGCCAGGCCATTCGAGAACGGGCCAGCGCTGAAAGGGCGCCGGTCGCGATAGAGGTGAGCCACGGGCTATCGCCGGTATTCACCACCTTGCTGGCAGGCGCGACGATCGACAACCTAGACTGGACGGCTCGGAAACGTGCTGTTGCCCATCGTTTCCACAAAAGTTCATTGGCAATCCGCCTGGAGGCGGAGGCCGGCAAATACGACTTCAACGACCGTTTTCGTCTGCCGAAGGAATCCTACGTCGCCAGCGGCGGCGGCGTTCCGCTTATTCTGCGGGGCGGAACGCTGATCGGCACGGCCACCGTAAGTGGCCTGCCCGATGCGGACGACCATCGATTGATCGTGGAAGCACTGCGCGCACTGGCTTAA